The window GTCCACCTCCAATACACATACAAGCACACTTGCCTCGTAACCCTCATCGTCGGCCAAGTCAATAACCAAGAAGAATGGCACCTTCCAACCTATGACCCCCACAACCAAGCCAAATATCACTACAAACTTCATTCCCTTGACCTCTACTTCTGGACTCACCAAGACGCCCTCGAGTTCGTCAACGGCATCCGCCGCGTCCTTCCCCATACCCAATGCGAAGTCCTCGATGAACCCGGGCCTCCACCCCGTCAACCCACCGAAGCTAGCTCCCTTGTTCAAAAGCTCGAGAAAGTTGCCATCTCcgactcctccccagcccagcaagCCAACCCCGGCGTCCCGTCTTTCCCCGGCCCTCCGGTGTCCGCAGTAGATGGcgacctccctcctccccctcctcccccagcagcctTCTCACCTATCCCTTACAACCCCGCCGCGCCCGCAGCTCCAGAGCAGCTCCGCCACAGGGAAAAGACTCCCCCTCCTGAAGACGGCGTCGCCAACCCACTCCATCAAACCCTCGCCTATGACGCCGCCACACCTTTCTCCCCTGGCCTTCCACCCGGACCAAGCCATCTCAGCCCGTTGAGCCCGGgcatcccacctcccaacctccaacaccccccggGAGCGCCAACATTCCCCGGTCCCCCCGTGGCATCACCCGGCTTCGCCCCCCAAGGCTTCGGCTCCCTCGGTGGTGTAGGTgcgcctcctcatccaggcATCACCCGCTCAGTAACCATGCCGGCAGTTGGTACTCCCCTCTCCAGTCCAGGGCTGGTGAGTCCTTACGGAGGCGTTGGGACATTCCCGGGTCAGCCGCAGGTGTATAACCCCGCTGCTGTGGCGGCCGTGTCTCAGACACCTACACCACCTGCCGTGGGTGGGATCGGGGCTTCACCCGGCGTTGGGGTCCAAGGGCCGCAGACGGCGCAGGCGGGGCTGCCGCAGCAGAATGAGTATGCTGTGCATCAGCAGTTTTAtgtgccggaggaggagtatagaccgaagaaggaggtgagggggaagctggaggagaatgcggggaggttggagaggggggtgtcggggatgttgaagaagtttgagaagaagTTTGGTTGAggcttgatgatggtgttgagagagGAGTGTTTCTGGGCTAGGCGTGGGGTTAGTTTGGATACAAGGTGTTTGGCAATTGGTTCgcttcttgctgttgggtTAGGCGTACATAGCTTTTTGGTCAAGCACAGCGTTCGTTACACCTTCTCATGGCCCATTGACAGCCTTGTCAGCAGAAGGCACCCTGCTGCCCATCGCCGGGCCAGTCCAGTTCCTCTACCcgcttccaggttgtcagTGGTGTAACTAGGAAGTAAACCCAGCATAGAAAATGCAGAACATCATCGGAACCGGCCGGTATATTTGACATCATCATTGACGAGACTTATCTTTGACCCATGATAATATGACCTATCACCATCGGGCCGGCCATcggccacacacacacacacacacaccaccgcATCGGTTAGGTCACCCGGAATCCGCAACCCCCGTTCCGACCCgtgaggaggacaagggcaGCGGCGCCGTGCTTTTTTTGCGGGGGTGGCTTTTCGCACCACATGGCCCAAATCCCGTGCTTGTGTCACACCATTCTGCCGTTTTGAACGACATCATTCAACATCAATCGTCCGCCTCGCCCCCGTACCCCTCCTCTACTGTGCAGAAAGAAGGGAAGACTACTTTTCCAAGCGGTACAAGCAGCCCTGCTTGAGAATTAAACAAAGTATTTGCTTGGTAATTGCTCTGTTTCCTCTTACGTTATGTGCCTGCGTTttggcgttggtgttgagtAATTCCAAAATCCTCCTCGGCACAACCCCAGGTTTCTTGGTGGAGCTGAGATAGCGGTGATCTGGCCTGGAATCTCTCGGCAGGTATCCATCGTCTTGACGGTgattaaaaaaaaagatgaaaaaCAAGAAGACAGGTTGGGAGAGTTGACATGGCACTGCGAACTTGATAAAATAATCACCTCTCTCGTGCTCCCTCGGTGTTATAAGACGAAAGATTGGTAAATCCCAACAACAGTGCTAAGCTTTTACTTGACGTCTCCAAGAAAATATAGCAG is drawn from Podospora pseudocomata strain CBS 415.72m chromosome 1 map unlocalized CBS415.72m_1, whole genome shotgun sequence and contains these coding sequences:
- a CDS encoding uncharacterized protein (EggNog:ENOG503NZNW; COG:S), whose product is MAARPGEELVATLFGDVHYFYGPPTNNPPHHRFDKGSYVYLFEDPNQGRARLEIANQPGTEDQDAFDGYLDNVHLQYTYKHTCLVTLIVGQVNNQEEWHLPTYDPHNQAKYHYKLHSLDLYFWTHQDALEFVNGIRRVLPHTQCEVLDEPGPPPRQPTEASSLVQKLEKVAISDSSPAQQANPGVPSFPGPPVSAVDGDLPPPPPPPAAFSPIPYNPAAPAAPEQLRHREKTPPPEDGVANPLHQTLAYDAATPFSPGLPPGPSHLSPLSPGIPPPNLQHPPGAPTFPGPPVASPGFAPQGFGSLGGVGAPPHPGITRSVTMPAVGTPLSSPGLVSPYGGVGTFPGQPQVYNPAAVAAVSQTPTPPAVGGIGASPGVGVQGPQTAQAGLPQQNEYAVHQQFYVPEEEYRPKKEVRGKLEENAGRLERGVSGMLKKFEKKFG